In Flavivirga abyssicola, the following are encoded in one genomic region:
- a CDS encoding FtsB family cell division protein, whose amino-acid sequence MAILKHKFFKPFKNWFVLILTAFIIWMLFFDDNSWLIHHELNTDVEALENEKEYYKKEIEKDNKAIKKLSTPGGLEKFAREEYYMKRDNEEIYIIEYEDSLKTKKNE is encoded by the coding sequence ATGGCTATACTAAAACATAAGTTTTTCAAACCTTTTAAAAATTGGTTCGTCCTAATTTTAACCGCATTTATAATTTGGATGTTATTTTTTGATGACAATTCATGGCTTATACACCATGAATTGAATACAGATGTTGAAGCCCTGGAAAACGAAAAAGAATATTATAAAAAAGAAATAGAAAAAGATAATAAAGCTATAAAAAAGCTAAGTACCCCAGGTGGTTTAGAAAAATTTGCTCGCGAAGAATATTATATGAAACGCGATAATGAAGAAATCTACATTATAGAATACGAAGACAGTTTAAAAACTAAAAAGAATGAGTAA
- the scpA gene encoding methylmalonyl-CoA mutase: MRKDLQHIAINIKQKKSKGEKAKVFLTAEDIAVKSSYSKDDIKDLEHLGFVAGIAPNLRGPYSTMYVRRPWTIRQYAGFSTAEESNAFYKRNLAAGQKGLSVAFDLATHRGYDSDHERVVGDVGKAGVAIDSVEDMKTLFDEIPLDKMSVSMTMNGAVLPIMAFYIVAAEEQGVKPEQLAGTIQNDILKEFMVRNTYIYPPTPSMKIISDIFEYTSKNMPKFNSISISGYHMQEAGATCDIELAYTLADGLEYIRKGLAAGMDIDTFAPRLSFFWAIGMNHFMEIAKMRAARMLWAKLVKQFNPKNEKSLALRTHCQTSGWSLTEQDPFNNVARTTIEAAAAAFGGTQSLHTNALDEAIALPTDFSARIARNTQIYLQEETKITKTVDPWAGSYYVEKLTHDIAQKAWTLIEEIEALGGMTKAIEAGIPKIRIEEAAAKKQARIDSGQDIIVGVNKYRLEEEAVISTLEVDNQTVRNQQIEQLNRIKAKRNSEKVNTALSKLTEAAKFSLNSKDSHFSEDKNLLALAVEAARERATLGEISDALEAEFGRYKAQIKSFSGVYSKEIKDDESFKKAQQLADVFAEQDGRRPRIMIAKMGQDGHDRGAKVVATGYADVGFDVDIGPLFQTPQEAAKQAVENDVHVLGVSSLAAGHKTLVPQVIEALKTYGRDDIMVIVGGVIPKQDYQYLFDSGAIAVFGPGTKISDAAIKILEILID, from the coding sequence TTGAGAAAAGATCTTCAACATATCGCAATAAATATTAAACAGAAAAAATCTAAAGGCGAAAAGGCGAAAGTTTTTTTAACTGCGGAAGATATCGCCGTAAAATCATCCTATTCTAAAGATGATATTAAAGATTTAGAGCACCTCGGATTTGTTGCTGGAATTGCACCAAACCTAAGAGGACCTTATAGTACTATGTATGTTAGAAGACCTTGGACTATTAGACAATATGCTGGTTTTAGTACTGCAGAAGAAAGCAATGCTTTTTACAAGCGTAATTTAGCCGCAGGGCAAAAGGGACTTTCGGTTGCATTCGATTTAGCAACTCATAGAGGTTACGATAGCGACCATGAACGTGTTGTTGGAGATGTTGGAAAAGCTGGTGTTGCTATCGATTCGGTAGAAGACATGAAAACACTGTTTGATGAAATTCCTCTGGATAAAATGTCTGTTTCCATGACCATGAATGGAGCGGTATTACCTATTATGGCATTTTATATAGTGGCAGCCGAAGAACAAGGTGTTAAACCAGAACAACTTGCTGGCACCATTCAAAATGATATTTTAAAGGAATTTATGGTTCGTAATACATACATCTACCCACCTACACCTTCTATGAAAATCATTTCAGATATTTTTGAATATACCAGTAAAAATATGCCTAAGTTTAATAGCATTAGTATTTCAGGATATCATATGCAAGAAGCCGGAGCAACCTGCGATATTGAATTAGCTTACACCCTCGCTGATGGTTTAGAATATATTAGAAAAGGACTTGCTGCCGGTATGGACATAGATACGTTTGCACCTCGCCTCTCTTTCTTTTGGGCTATTGGTATGAATCATTTCATGGAGATCGCCAAAATGCGTGCAGCACGTATGCTTTGGGCAAAGTTGGTTAAACAATTTAATCCTAAAAATGAAAAATCTCTAGCGTTACGTACTCATTGCCAAACCAGTGGTTGGAGTTTAACCGAACAAGACCCTTTCAACAATGTAGCAAGAACAACTATAGAAGCTGCCGCCGCTGCTTTTGGTGGTACCCAAAGTTTGCATACCAATGCACTCGATGAAGCAATTGCTTTACCAACCGATTTTTCGGCGCGTATAGCCAGAAATACTCAAATATATCTTCAAGAAGAAACAAAAATAACAAAAACTGTAGACCCTTGGGCCGGGAGCTATTATGTTGAAAAACTAACACACGATATAGCCCAAAAAGCATGGACTTTGATTGAAGAAATTGAAGCATTAGGGGGTATGACAAAAGCTATTGAAGCTGGTATTCCTAAAATTAGAATTGAAGAAGCTGCTGCTAAAAAACAAGCCCGTATAGATTCTGGGCAAGATATTATTGTTGGAGTTAATAAATATAGACTTGAAGAAGAAGCTGTAATTTCGACACTTGAAGTTGATAACCAAACCGTTCGAAATCAACAAATAGAACAATTAAATAGAATAAAAGCTAAGAGAAATTCAGAAAAAGTTAATACAGCACTTTCAAAATTAACTGAAGCTGCAAAATTTTCCTTAAATTCGAAAGATTCCCACTTTAGTGAGGACAAGAACTTACTAGCTTTAGCTGTAGAAGCTGCTCGGGAACGCGCCACGCTTGGAGAAATTAGCGATGCTTTAGAAGCTGAGTTTGGACGTTATAAAGCACAAATAAAATCATTTTCTGGTGTGTATAGCAAAGAAATAAAAGACGACGAATCCTTTAAAAAAGCACAACAATTAGCTGATGTTTTTGCAGAACAAGACGGAAGAAGACCACGTATTATGATTGCAAAAATGGGGCAAGACGGTCATGACCGTGGCGCTAAAGTAGTAGCTACAGGCTATGCGGATGTCGGTTTTGATGTAGATATTGGGCCATTATTCCAAACACCACAAGAAGCTGCAAAACAAGCCGTAGAAAACGATGTTCATGTTTTAGGTGTTTCTTCATTGGCAGCAGGACACAAAACCTTGGTGCCTCAGGTTATTGAAGCCCTAAAAACTTATGGTCGTGATGATATTATGGTCATTGTTGGTGGTGTTATCCCGAAACAAGATTATCAATATTTATTTGATTCGGGTGCTATAGCTGTGTTTGGTCCCGGAACAAAAATTAGTGATGCGGCTATTAAGATTTTAGAAATACTAATTGATTAA
- a CDS encoding methylmalonyl-CoA mutase subunit beta, with protein MSNRLFKEFDSVTAKQWKQKIQFDLKGADYNDTLVWQTNEDISVKPFYHADDFKEQPEVSNAEATTWKICQSIFVADVKNANQKAIDAIERGAESIKFIVPSETVSINDLLKGINPASTPLYFELQFLSETYVKQLTAISSNANIHTDIIYNLAKNGNWFHSLNDDFHEFKAITAYTKSFSVDTSLYQNAGANIVQQLAYSLAHANEYLNYFEEKKAISPTLKISFNVSVGTNYFFEIAKLRALRMLWETLATEYHINPTCYILATPTKRNKTLYDYNNNMLRTTTECMSAILGGANSVYNLPYDAIYHKDNEFGERIARNQLLVLKHESYFDVVNNPSDGAFYIESLTNQLTEKALDLFKNIEENGGFLKQLKQGTIQRKIKENAAKEDAQFNAGEEILLGTNKHPNTEDKMKQELELYPFVKTNQRKTLIEPIIEKRLAEKIEQERLKNE; from the coding sequence ATGAGTAATAGATTGTTCAAAGAATTTGATTCGGTTACAGCCAAACAATGGAAACAAAAAATACAATTCGATTTAAAAGGAGCTGATTATAATGATACATTAGTATGGCAAACGAATGAAGATATATCTGTAAAACCATTTTATCATGCAGATGATTTTAAAGAACAACCAGAAGTCTCAAACGCAGAAGCTACAACATGGAAAATTTGTCAATCTATTTTTGTAGCTGATGTAAAAAATGCTAATCAAAAAGCAATTGATGCTATTGAAAGAGGAGCTGAAAGTATTAAATTTATTGTTCCATCAGAAACTGTCTCAATTAACGATTTACTAAAAGGTATAAATCCCGCATCAACACCGCTCTATTTTGAGTTACAATTTCTTTCTGAAACATATGTAAAACAATTAACTGCTATTTCATCAAATGCAAATATCCATACAGATATTATATACAATTTAGCAAAAAACGGAAACTGGTTTCATAGCTTAAATGATGATTTTCATGAATTTAAAGCAATAACAGCATATACAAAATCATTTTCGGTTGATACGTCTCTATACCAAAATGCTGGTGCTAATATTGTACAGCAATTAGCGTATAGCTTAGCTCATGCCAATGAATATTTAAATTATTTTGAGGAAAAGAAAGCCATTTCACCTACTTTAAAAATAAGTTTTAACGTTTCTGTTGGTACAAATTACTTTTTTGAAATTGCAAAATTGCGCGCATTACGAATGCTTTGGGAAACGCTAGCCACAGAGTATCATATCAACCCTACTTGCTATATTTTGGCAACTCCTACAAAACGTAACAAAACATTATACGATTATAATAATAACATGTTACGTACAACAACCGAATGCATGAGTGCCATTCTTGGGGGTGCAAATAGTGTCTATAACTTACCTTATGATGCTATTTATCACAAAGACAATGAATTTGGGGAACGTATTGCTAGAAATCAACTACTGGTTTTAAAACATGAAAGTTATTTTGATGTTGTCAACAACCCTTCCGACGGTGCATTTTATATAGAATCCCTAACCAATCAACTAACAGAAAAAGCTCTAGACTTATTTAAAAATATTGAAGAAAACGGTGGTTTTTTAAAGCAATTAAAACAAGGGACTATTCAACGAAAAATTAAAGAAAATGCCGCCAAAGAAGACGCTCAGTTTAATGCAGGTGAAGAAATCTTATTAGGCACTAACAAACATCCAAATACAGAAGATAAAATGAAACAAGAGTTGGAACTTTATCCTTTTGTAAAAACGAACCAAAGAAAAACATTAATTGAACCTATAATTGAAAAGCGACTAGCAGAAAAAATAGAACAAGAACGATTAAAAAATGAATAA
- a CDS encoding HlyD family secretion protein, translating into MPDKVEQSELSLRSEEVQEILSNPPIWIVRWGITLIFMFTCIILILSVIIKYPDFVTAKVLVTTKMPTEKVVSRSSGQLDEIFIKNRDTVKVNQKLAIIKNIANYKDVYKLKSIIDTIPLIIESFTFPFEETTYLVLGDIESAYINFEKSYSDYFLLKDLDPYTNQLKGNRTSLKEIQERLRSQIIQKDLLEQEFKLKETQYKRQKHLYEKGIISKQNYELKELEFIQMQKNISSMAISISQMREAIGSANQNLKKTHIDEKEQNTKLLRNMIQSYSLLKDAIRSWEYNYVLSSSIEGVVSFQEYWGSNQFVPNGSIVFSVLPVDTTNLVGKLVIPAQNSGKVSIGQKVFIKLDNYPYQQYGMLIGKVTDFSISPDKEGNYTVYISLPDGTKTSYNKTFKFTQELLGNAEIVTEDLSVAERLFYQFREVLTYN; encoded by the coding sequence ATGCCTGATAAAGTTGAACAAAGCGAATTAAGTTTAAGATCAGAAGAAGTACAGGAAATATTGTCAAATCCGCCAATATGGATTGTGCGTTGGGGAATTACATTGATTTTTATGTTTACTTGTATTATCTTAATACTTTCCGTTATAATTAAATACCCAGATTTTGTTACCGCTAAGGTGTTAGTTACTACTAAAATGCCAACTGAAAAAGTTGTTTCTAGGTCTTCAGGGCAATTAGATGAAATTTTTATAAAGAATAGAGATACAGTAAAAGTTAACCAGAAGCTAGCCATTATAAAAAATATAGCTAATTATAAAGATGTTTATAAACTAAAAAGTATTATAGATACTATACCATTAATTATAGAAAGTTTTACATTCCCATTTGAAGAAACAACTTATTTAGTGCTAGGAGATATTGAATCGGCTTATATAAATTTTGAAAAGAGCTATTCGGATTATTTTCTATTAAAAGATCTAGATCCTTACACAAACCAGTTGAAGGGAAATAGAACTTCACTTAAAGAGATACAAGAGAGACTTAGGAGTCAGATTATACAAAAAGATCTTTTAGAGCAAGAATTTAAATTAAAAGAAACACAATACAAAAGACAAAAGCATTTATATGAAAAGGGTATTATTTCTAAACAAAATTATGAGTTAAAGGAGTTGGAGTTTATACAAATGCAAAAGAATATAAGTAGTATGGCTATATCAATTTCTCAAATGAGAGAAGCCATAGGGTCTGCAAATCAAAACTTAAAGAAAACGCATATTGATGAGAAAGAACAGAATACTAAATTATTGAGGAATATGATACAATCCTATAGTTTATTAAAGGATGCTATAAGAAGCTGGGAATATAATTATGTGTTATCTTCATCTATAGAAGGTGTCGTTAGTTTTCAAGAATATTGGGGTTCTAATCAATTTGTTCCAAATGGTAGTATTGTATTTTCTGTTTTACCTGTTGATACTACTAATCTGGTTGGAAAATTGGTTATTCCAGCACAAAATTCTGGAAAAGTTTCAATAGGTCAAAAAGTTTTTATAAAATTAGATAATTATCCATATCAACAATATGGTATGTTAATTGGTAAAGTAACAGATTTTTCAATTTCTCCTGATAAGGAAGGGAATTATACTGTTTATATTTCGTTGCCAGATGGTACAAAAACATCCTATAATAAAACATTTAAATTTACCCAAGAACTATTAGGTAATGCAGAAATTGTAACTGAAGATTTAAGCGTTGCAGAACGTTTATTTTATCAATTTAGAGAAGTGTTAACATATAATTAG
- a CDS encoding peptidase domain-containing ABC transporter, with product MKKTFPFYKQPDSKDCGPTCLRIVAKHYGKLISLQDIRDLSETTRIGSNLLKLSDAAEAIGFKSLGAKLDFNKLKEAPLPLIVHWNKNHFVVVYKIKKDMVYISDPSYGLVSYTKEEFIKSWIGNNATENTKEGITLLLEITPKFKQHNWEEVDKKSFRFLFQYLFKHKGLLLQLVIGLLVGSMLQLIFPFLTQSIVDVGIQNQDINFIYMVLIAQIMLFFGTTSVGVFRSWILLHLSTRINISLVSDFFIKLMNLPIAYFDTRMTGDIMQRINDHSRIESLLTGSTLNTLFSMFNLFVFGAVLIYYSPSIFFIFAIGSTIYTIWILFFLKRRKDLDYKRFTQMSQEQSTVIELINGMQEIKMNNAEKQKRWKWEFVQARLFKVSMQSLALEQTQSVGSSFINEAKNIIITFTSALLVIEGSITLGMMLSIQYIIGQLNGPIMQLVGFIQSVQDAKISLERLGEVHEKDDEESRETYLITTIKKNQDLKINDIMFRYLGSDEYVIKGLSMYIPANKITAIVGASGSGKTTLMKILLKFYNIDKGVVLYGEHYLNTLSHKAWRANCGVVMQEGYVFNDTIAHNIAIGEDSLDQEHLIKATKVANIYDFILSLPLGFNTKIGNEGVGLSTGQKQRLFIARAVYKNPDILFFDEATSALDAKNERIIMGNLKTFFKHKTVVIIAHRLSTVKNADQIVVIDDGKVKESGKHSELLKLQGAYYELVKNQLELEKLSDKDA from the coding sequence TTGAAAAAAACCTTCCCCTTTTATAAACAACCAGATTCAAAAGATTGTGGGCCAACATGTTTACGAATTGTTGCTAAACATTATGGTAAATTAATCTCATTACAAGATATAAGAGACCTATCTGAAACCACAAGAATAGGTAGTAATTTATTGAAGTTAAGCGATGCTGCCGAAGCGATTGGATTTAAATCTCTAGGCGCAAAACTAGATTTTAATAAGCTAAAAGAGGCGCCTTTACCCCTTATAGTACACTGGAATAAAAACCATTTTGTGGTGGTGTATAAAATAAAAAAGGATATGGTTTATATTTCCGACCCTTCTTATGGACTTGTTTCTTATACTAAAGAAGAGTTTATAAAATCATGGATAGGGAACAATGCCACAGAAAATACAAAAGAAGGAATTACTTTGCTTTTGGAAATCACTCCAAAATTTAAACAACATAATTGGGAAGAGGTTGATAAAAAATCATTTCGATTTTTATTTCAATATCTATTTAAACATAAAGGATTACTACTACAGTTAGTTATTGGTTTATTGGTAGGGAGTATGTTGCAACTAATATTTCCATTTTTAACCCAAAGTATAGTAGATGTAGGGATACAAAACCAGGATATTAATTTTATCTATATGGTGCTCATTGCTCAAATCATGTTGTTTTTTGGTACTACAAGTGTGGGGGTCTTTAGAAGCTGGATTTTATTGCACTTAAGCACAAGAATTAATATTTCGTTGGTGTCTGATTTTTTTATAAAACTCATGAACCTGCCCATTGCTTATTTTGATACCAGAATGACTGGAGATATTATGCAACGCATCAATGACCATAGTCGTATAGAAAGTCTCTTAACAGGGTCTACACTAAATACCTTGTTTTCTATGTTTAATTTGTTTGTGTTTGGAGCTGTTCTTATTTATTATAGCCCATCCATCTTTTTTATTTTTGCTATTGGAAGTACCATTTACACTATTTGGATATTATTTTTCTTAAAGCGGCGAAAAGATCTCGACTATAAGCGTTTTACTCAAATGAGTCAAGAACAAAGTACCGTTATAGAGCTTATTAACGGTATGCAAGAAATTAAAATGAATAATGCCGAAAAACAAAAGCGTTGGAAATGGGAATTTGTACAAGCCAGACTCTTTAAGGTGTCTATGCAAAGCTTAGCATTAGAGCAAACCCAGAGTGTTGGATCATCTTTTATTAATGAAGCTAAAAACATAATTATCACATTTACTTCTGCTTTATTGGTTATAGAAGGTTCTATTACTTTAGGGATGATGCTTTCTATTCAATATATAATAGGGCAATTAAATGGTCCCATTATGCAATTAGTTGGTTTTATTCAATCGGTACAAGATGCTAAAATTAGTTTAGAACGTTTAGGTGAAGTACACGAAAAAGATGATGAGGAGAGTAGAGAAACATATTTAATAACAACTATTAAGAAAAATCAAGACCTTAAAATTAATGATATAATGTTTAGGTATTTAGGTAGTGACGAGTATGTTATAAAAGGATTGAGTATGTATATTCCAGCTAATAAAATAACCGCTATTGTAGGAGCTAGTGGTAGTGGAAAAACAACATTAATGAAAATATTATTAAAGTTTTATAATATTGATAAAGGAGTTGTTTTGTATGGAGAACACTATTTAAACACATTATCTCATAAAGCTTGGCGAGCCAATTGTGGTGTGGTGATGCAGGAAGGTTATGTATTTAATGACACGATTGCTCATAATATTGCCATTGGTGAAGATAGTCTTGATCAAGAACATTTAATCAAAGCCACTAAAGTTGCTAATATTTACGATTTTATACTATCGTTGCCTTTAGGTTTTAATACCAAAATTGGTAACGAAGGAGTAGGGTTAAGTACAGGACAAAAACAACGTTTATTTATTGCCAGAGCAGTATACAAAAACCCTGATATATTGTTTTTTGATGAAGCAACGTCTGCTTTAGATGCCAAGAATGAACGTATTATTATGGGAAATTTAAAGACCTTTTTTAAACATAAAACAGTTGTCATTATTGCCCATCGTTTAAGTACAGTAAAAAATGCAGATCAGATTGTTGTTATTGACGATGGAAAAGTAAAAGAATCTGGAAAACATAGTGAATTATTAAAGTTACAGGGTGCATACTATGAATTGGTAAAGAATCAATTAGAATTAGAAAAATTAAGTGATAAGGATGCCTGA